One segment of Acidovorax sp. DW039 DNA contains the following:
- a CDS encoding 2TM domain-containing protein, which translates to MRHDLRHYPTDHAADHAMDPLERTARRRAAAKLGWYIHAMVFIAVNLLLGVLSAASGKSWAVFPAMGWGLGLVIHGVVVFARTGGWYERLLRAERARLG; encoded by the coding sequence ATGAGACACGATCTGCGCCATTACCCCACTGACCACGCTGCCGACCACGCCATGGACCCGCTGGAACGCACCGCCCGCCGCCGGGCAGCGGCCAAGCTGGGTTGGTACATCCACGCCATGGTGTTCATTGCCGTGAATCTGCTGCTGGGTGTTTTGTCAGCGGCATCCGGCAAATCCTGGGCCGTGTTTCCAGCCATGGGCTGGGGGCTGGGCCTGGTGATCCACGGTGTGGTGGTGTTTGCACGCACTGGCGGCTGGTATGAACGACTGCTGCGGGCCGAACGTGCACGTCTGGGTTAA
- a CDS encoding undecaprenyl-diphosphate phosphatase — protein sequence MDIVLLAKAAVMGVVEGLTEFLPISSTGHLILAGSLLGFDDAKAKVFDIAIQTGAIFAVILVYWQKIQATLVALPSQRQAQRFAVNVLIGFLPAVVLGLLFGKAIKAHLFTPVVVATTFILGGFIILWAERRAPVATRIQTVDDMTPLDALKVGLVQCLAMVPGTSRSGSTIIGGMLLGLSRKAATDFSFFLAIPTLIGAGVYSLYKERALLSMADVPMFLTGLVFSFVSAWLCVRWLLRYISTHSFVPFAYYRIVFGVVVLVTAWMGWVQWAD from the coding sequence GTGGATATCGTTTTGCTGGCCAAGGCTGCCGTCATGGGTGTGGTGGAAGGCCTGACGGAGTTTCTTCCCATCTCATCGACGGGTCACCTCATCCTGGCGGGCTCGCTGCTGGGTTTTGATGATGCCAAGGCCAAGGTGTTCGACATTGCGATCCAGACCGGTGCCATCTTCGCTGTGATCCTGGTGTACTGGCAGAAGATTCAGGCCACGCTGGTGGCCTTGCCCAGCCAGCGCCAGGCCCAGCGGTTTGCCGTCAATGTATTGATCGGCTTTCTTCCTGCGGTGGTGTTGGGCCTGTTGTTTGGCAAGGCGATCAAGGCGCATCTGTTCACCCCCGTGGTGGTAGCCACCACTTTCATCCTGGGGGGCTTCATCATTTTGTGGGCTGAGCGCAGGGCTCCGGTCGCCACCCGGATCCAGACGGTGGACGACATGACGCCGCTGGACGCCCTGAAAGTGGGCCTGGTGCAATGCCTTGCCATGGTGCCCGGCACCAGCCGCAGTGGCTCTACCATCATCGGTGGCATGTTGCTGGGGCTCTCCCGCAAGGCGGCCACCGACTTTTCGTTCTTCCTGGCCATCCCGACTTTGATCGGGGCTGGGGTCTACAGCCTCTACAAAGAGCGTGCGCTGCTGTCCATGGCGGATGTGCCGATGTTCCTCACCGGGCTGGTGTTTTCGTTTGTGAGTGCCTGGCTGTGCGTGCGGTGGTTGCTGCGTTACATCAGCACCCACAGCTTTGTGCCCTTTGCCTACTACCGCATTGTGTTTGGCGTGGTCGTTCTGGTCACCGCCTGGATGGGGTGGGTGCAATGGGCCGATTGA
- a CDS encoding histidine kinase encodes MIPRAIDWISKLRHFLQVLAFTLAVATIQYAFMPERNYGTMVLYSVLIGSFTWATIDLGREWIPSAAETGWPIGWQGPALVFAGIATGYLAGTHLGDLLCRQYLDLPTSNPPSLRTSLLITVLAGVAGSYYFYSVHKSSYLEGKMAEARLHASEARLKLLETQLEPHMLFNTLANLRALIGVDPQQAQTMLDHLIAYLRATLMASRATQHPLADEFDRLRDYLELMAVRMGPRLRFTLDLPQALREAPVPPLLLQPLVENAIRHGLEPQVSGGLITVSARLERGAEAPATAPPQLVLEVHDTGAGLNMGRHSSHSTAGTHFGLVQVRERLATLYGSAATLELIAASAGGTSATVRFPLQPAQP; translated from the coding sequence ATGATCCCCCGCGCCATCGACTGGATCAGCAAGCTGCGGCACTTTCTGCAAGTGCTGGCTTTCACGCTGGCGGTCGCCACGATCCAGTACGCGTTCATGCCCGAGCGCAACTACGGCACCATGGTGCTGTATTCGGTGCTTATCGGCAGCTTCACCTGGGCGACGATTGACCTGGGGCGGGAGTGGATTCCATCTGCTGCCGAAACCGGGTGGCCCATCGGTTGGCAGGGGCCCGCACTGGTCTTTGCGGGCATCGCCACCGGCTATCTGGCAGGAACACACCTGGGCGATCTGCTGTGCAGGCAATACCTGGATCTGCCTACCAGCAATCCCCCCAGCCTGCGCACTTCGCTCCTCATCACGGTGCTGGCAGGTGTGGCGGGCAGCTACTACTTCTACAGCGTTCACAAGTCCAGCTACCTGGAAGGCAAGATGGCCGAGGCACGCCTGCATGCCAGCGAGGCACGCCTGAAACTGCTGGAGACGCAGCTGGAGCCGCACATGCTGTTCAACACGCTGGCCAACCTGAGGGCGTTGATCGGCGTAGACCCGCAGCAGGCGCAGACCATGCTGGACCACCTGATCGCCTACCTGCGTGCCACGCTGATGGCGTCCCGCGCCACGCAGCATCCGCTGGCGGACGAGTTTGACCGGCTGCGCGACTATCTGGAGCTGATGGCGGTGCGCATGGGCCCGCGCCTGCGCTTCACGCTGGATCTGCCGCAGGCGCTGCGCGAGGCTCCGGTGCCTCCTCTGCTGCTGCAGCCCCTGGTGGAAAACGCCATCCGGCATGGCCTGGAGCCCCAGGTGAGCGGAGGGCTCATCACTGTCAGCGCCCGCCTGGAACGGGGTGCAGAAGCACCGGCCACAGCCCCACCGCAGCTGGTTCTGGAAGTGCACGACACCGGCGCGGGGTTGAATATGGGACGTCATTCCAGCCACTCCACTGCAGGCACGCACTTTGGGCTGGTGCAGGTGCGTGAGCGGCTGGCTACGCTGTATGGCAGCGCGGCCACTCTTGAATTGATAGCAGCCAGCGCTGGTGGTACAAGCGCTACCGTGCGTTTCCCCTTACAACCTGCACAGCCATGA
- a CDS encoding diguanylate cyclase, with product MLLSPAVLLSLFQSHLSSLLRWCVGARGLGTALWSCTALWSCTVLLAALLTAGKTSAADTAAPDAPVAEQAAELLFLTDEQGGAEVWPYVSLLMDAEGTLTAEQVLQQLDRFEKPTKGATLGVRKDAVWIYFPFKVAPHSEGRWIIDINHPDLNRIDLWLMQGDKVVERTRLGTDVPKAQRPLPGRTPMMGLLLEPGQTYQALLRVQTRGAMILPITLNTPTAMLQKALDEQMLQGVLTGLALCLICYSLAQWLSLREPLFIQYALLTTGSLLYSLHYFGIGQQYLWGHSPWLTEHAVGLASLMAITGSFLFMSQALEGHNPSSRFLKGMRCGAVFTVFLALVYALDLISLKGLSIIVSLMGPLPAALSLPGALRRARAGDSVGVTLLIAWFIYGLGSAAIIAVINGGLPVNFWTTHSFQISATVDMLLFMRVLGLRTKELHIKAKHASQERDAMHSLAHTDALTGLPNRRGLQMALSAALSRATQDNLLAVYVMDLDGFKPVNDQHGHDVGDELLVAVTRRLQGHLRQSDVIARLGGDEFVVMTGQLQTPSQAHDLGLKLLEAFSAPFSLGHIQVKVGLTIGYAIAPTDSHDAAGLLKLADAAMYSGKQSGKFCVRRNTGDLALSSV from the coding sequence TTGCTGCTCTCACCTGCCGTGCTGCTGTCTTTATTCCAATCCCACCTCTCCAGCCTTTTGCGCTGGTGCGTGGGCGCGCGCGGCCTCGGCACGGCGCTGTGGTCCTGCACGGCGCTGTGGTCCTGCACGGTGCTGCTGGCCGCATTGCTGACAGCGGGCAAGACATCTGCCGCCGACACAGCTGCGCCTGATGCACCGGTGGCGGAACAAGCCGCAGAACTGCTTTTTCTGACCGATGAACAGGGGGGAGCCGAGGTATGGCCCTACGTATCCCTGCTCATGGATGCCGAAGGAACGCTGACCGCAGAGCAGGTGCTGCAGCAGCTTGACCGGTTTGAAAAGCCGACCAAAGGCGCAACCCTGGGCGTTCGCAAAGATGCTGTCTGGATTTACTTTCCATTCAAGGTAGCGCCCCACTCCGAAGGACGGTGGATCATCGACATCAACCACCCGGACCTCAACCGGATTGATCTGTGGCTGATGCAGGGTGACAAGGTGGTGGAACGCACCCGCCTGGGCACCGATGTCCCCAAGGCGCAGAGACCCCTGCCGGGGCGCACCCCCATGATGGGGCTGTTGCTGGAGCCCGGACAGACATACCAGGCCCTGCTGCGGGTGCAGACCCGGGGGGCCATGATTTTGCCCATCACGCTGAACACGCCCACAGCCATGCTGCAAAAGGCACTGGATGAGCAGATGCTGCAGGGCGTGCTGACCGGTCTGGCACTGTGCCTGATCTGCTACAGCCTGGCCCAGTGGCTCAGCCTGCGGGAGCCGCTGTTCATCCAGTACGCACTGCTCACCACCGGGAGCCTGCTGTATTCGCTGCACTACTTTGGCATCGGACAGCAGTACCTGTGGGGGCACAGCCCCTGGCTGACCGAGCACGCGGTGGGCCTGGCGTCGTTGATGGCGATCACGGGCAGCTTCCTGTTCATGAGCCAGGCCCTGGAGGGGCACAACCCCTCCAGCCGCTTCCTCAAGGGCATGCGCTGTGGGGCCGTCTTCACCGTTTTTCTTGCACTGGTCTACGCGCTGGACCTGATCTCCCTGAAGGGCCTGTCCATCATCGTCAGCCTGATGGGCCCGCTGCCTGCTGCACTGAGCCTGCCCGGCGCGCTCAGACGCGCCCGCGCCGGAGACAGTGTGGGCGTCACCTTGCTGATTGCATGGTTCATCTATGGCCTGGGCTCGGCCGCCATCATTGCTGTCATCAACGGCGGACTGCCGGTGAACTTCTGGACCACCCATTCGTTCCAGATCTCCGCCACCGTGGACATGCTGCTGTTCATGCGCGTGCTGGGGCTGCGCACCAAGGAGCTGCACATCAAGGCCAAGCACGCAAGCCAGGAGCGCGACGCCATGCATTCACTGGCCCACACCGATGCGCTGACGGGGCTGCCAAACCGGCGCGGTCTGCAGATGGCGCTGTCTGCCGCCCTGTCGCGTGCCACGCAAGACAATCTGCTGGCGGTGTACGTCATGGACCTGGACGGTTTCAAGCCGGTGAACGACCAGCATGGACACGATGTGGGCGATGAACTCCTGGTGGCAGTCACGCGACGCCTGCAGGGTCATCTTCGCCAAAGTGATGTGATCGCCCGGCTGGGTGGTGATGAGTTTGTCGTCATGACGGGCCAGTTGCAGACACCGTCCCAGGCGCATGACCTGGGGCTGAAACTGCTGGAGGCATTCAGCGCCCCCTTTTCGCTGGGGCATATCCAGGTGAAAGTGGGGCTGACCATCGGCTACGCCATCGCCCCCACAGACAGCCATGACGCAGCGGGCTTGCTCAAACTGGCGGACGCGGCCATGTACAGCGGCAAGCAAAGCGGCAAATTCTGCGTGCGGCGCAACACGGGGGACCTTGCACTTTCATCGGTGTAA
- a CDS encoding MipA/OmpV family protein — protein MPHRAASAKPWLGHARKPLCAALYWALCGVWMPIHAQQPSEVAVPVEEVAPAVAADSAAAPKPALHYVLGGIVGSSPDYAGGAGRSYSLRPAWALEYGRFRLSSSRGSAMLGHGLAARSESGASATLAQGDRFNLSASLRIDQGEDASDSPMRQGLPPVRSTLRARLSAGYAITSRWSVGAGVSQDILGRDGGMLLSTNLGYSFPYSEQTRVSLGVGAGFADGQYLRSHFGVPVAAAGSTSRLPAFEPKAGLYSVDAGVDVMTALSRHWVALAGVRVSQLQGDARRSPLTVQPTGYSASVGLAYRCCK, from the coding sequence ATGCCTCATCGGGCAGCGTCTGCAAAGCCGTGGCTGGGCCATGCGCGCAAACCATTGTGCGCGGCGCTGTACTGGGCGCTGTGCGGGGTGTGGATGCCAATACACGCCCAGCAGCCGTCGGAGGTGGCTGTGCCGGTTGAAGAGGTAGCCCCTGCAGTTGCTGCTGACTCTGCAGCGGCTCCCAAGCCTGCTTTGCACTATGTGTTGGGCGGCATAGTTGGCTCCAGCCCAGACTATGCCGGTGGGGCCGGGCGCTCTTATTCCCTGAGGCCTGCCTGGGCCCTGGAATATGGGCGCTTCCGGCTGAGTTCATCGCGGGGGAGCGCCATGCTGGGCCATGGTTTGGCGGCCCGATCCGAGTCGGGCGCCAGTGCCACCCTGGCGCAGGGTGATCGCTTCAACCTCAGTGCTTCTTTGCGCATTGACCAGGGGGAGGACGCCTCGGACTCCCCCATGCGGCAGGGATTGCCGCCTGTGCGATCCACCTTGCGTGCCAGATTGAGTGCGGGGTATGCCATCACCTCCCGCTGGTCGGTGGGGGCTGGGGTTTCGCAGGACATTCTGGGCCGTGACGGGGGCATGCTGCTCTCCACCAATCTGGGCTACAGCTTTCCGTATTCTGAGCAAACCCGGGTGTCGCTGGGTGTGGGGGCCGGATTTGCCGACGGCCAGTACCTGCGCAGCCATTTCGGGGTTCCGGTAGCTGCGGCTGGCAGCACCAGTCGCCTGCCAGCGTTTGAGCCCAAGGCAGGGCTCTACAGCGTGGATGCCGGAGTGGATGTGATGACTGCGCTGAGCCGCCATTGGGTGGCGCTGGCGGGTGTGCGTGTCTCGCAGCTCCAAGGGGATGCGCGCCGAAGCCCGCTTACCGTTCAGCCAACGGGCTATTCGGCATCGGTAGGGTTGGCGTACCGGTGCTGCAAGTAA
- a CDS encoding carotenoid biosynthesis protein, with amino-acid sequence MPISAVRLSAFTYLLFAGFMVYTAMSSHNSVTVAIMVASLLMFASCWASAIHLLGSKAALRFVVIAVCMGWFAEQMGASRGWFFGDYYYTDVLGARLGDVPLVIPLMWFSLTYAGYVIANLIIWQTPVYHAQSLGQAAFLSFLAAMVVTAFDLGADPYLIKALDAWRMVKQGDWFGETMQGFVGWVFVSFCIVSTFRWAVRHVPLAPTAGMRRRDVLVPLAMYGTGMVFQMTLGVPPETRAIAPFAMGIPLMCALAGLHRWVPARKGATA; translated from the coding sequence ATGCCGATCTCTGCCGTGCGCCTTTCCGCGTTCACTTACCTGCTGTTTGCCGGTTTCATGGTGTACACCGCCATGTCCAGCCACAACAGCGTCACCGTTGCCATCATGGTAGCCTCGCTTCTGATGTTTGCGAGCTGTTGGGCCAGCGCCATCCACCTGCTGGGCAGCAAGGCAGCCCTGCGCTTTGTGGTGATTGCGGTGTGCATGGGCTGGTTCGCCGAGCAGATGGGGGCATCGCGAGGCTGGTTTTTTGGTGATTACTACTACACCGATGTGCTGGGAGCGCGGCTGGGTGATGTTCCGCTGGTAATCCCGCTCATGTGGTTCTCCCTGACCTACGCCGGCTACGTGATCGCCAACCTGATCATCTGGCAAACGCCGGTCTACCACGCTCAGAGTTTGGGGCAGGCAGCGTTCCTGTCGTTTCTCGCAGCCATGGTCGTTACCGCCTTTGACCTCGGCGCAGACCCCTACCTGATCAAGGCACTGGACGCCTGGCGCATGGTGAAGCAGGGTGACTGGTTTGGCGAAACCATGCAGGGCTTTGTGGGCTGGGTGTTTGTGAGCTTCTGCATCGTCAGCACCTTTCGCTGGGCCGTGCGCCATGTTCCGCTCGCACCCACCGCGGGCATGCGCAGGCGCGATGTGCTGGTGCCCTTGGCCATGTACGGCACAGGCATGGTGTTCCAGATGACGCTGGGCGTACCGCCTGAAACACGCGCCATCGCACCTTTTGCCATGGGCATTCCGCTGATGTGCGCGCTGGCAGGCCTGCACCGCTGGGTACCGGCTCGGAAAGGGGCCACCGCATGA
- a CDS encoding oxygenase MpaB family protein, translating into MNPQLRAANEAELNAMQFDTDPLADDTMARILGPWPAGIPSPDASQWQAIAAVNRVFALWTSNASLLQWNAQDVDVPSEIAQALQDYIAAGQVLPAWADPRKIQRAEQLFMEHGALSCILLFCSSLPECYVIPDLSSVLHTAGQLEQHTEHRIRSTAAMIFPVMLHGGLTQPGGSGIAQVLKVRLIHATIRNLILRGNPQDAKHRLRKDGVLPALHLPAQATPTMHQALYARGWNLAAQGAPCNQEELAYTLLTFGYVFLRSMRRLGIGLPPADEEAYLHAWNVVGHVLGIDSALMVHNMHQGESLMGQMQARGRASPVQPDPRPALGAALMQTMANSIPWKIVKPMPSLMTHYLCGKETAHDLGLNETHVPWPSRWLFWTVLLLARCVDTTVRLISPQFSLVRALTRVLGYHFMSRVLMNQTRPLQLPDQLLSQMDSAVASWSDDPKAPSWLNRLEDRWTTSGRWTLRRKAATTAQP; encoded by the coding sequence ATGAACCCCCAATTGCGCGCTGCCAACGAGGCAGAACTCAACGCCATGCAGTTCGACACCGACCCGCTGGCGGATGACACCATGGCCCGCATCCTCGGGCCATGGCCTGCGGGCATCCCCTCACCCGACGCCAGCCAGTGGCAGGCCATTGCCGCCGTCAATCGGGTGTTCGCACTGTGGACCAGCAATGCCAGCCTGCTGCAGTGGAATGCCCAGGATGTGGATGTCCCCTCCGAGATTGCGCAGGCTCTGCAGGACTACATTGCTGCGGGCCAAGTCCTTCCGGCCTGGGCAGACCCCCGAAAGATCCAGCGGGCAGAACAGCTCTTCATGGAGCATGGCGCTCTGTCATGCATTTTGCTGTTCTGCTCCAGCCTGCCCGAGTGCTATGTGATACCCGATCTTTCCAGCGTGCTGCACACCGCAGGCCAGCTGGAGCAGCACACCGAGCACCGTATCCGCTCGACAGCCGCCATGATCTTCCCGGTCATGCTGCACGGAGGGCTCACCCAGCCCGGAGGCAGCGGCATTGCCCAGGTGCTGAAGGTCAGGCTCATCCACGCCACCATCCGCAACCTGATCTTGCGCGGCAATCCGCAAGATGCGAAACACCGCCTGCGCAAGGACGGTGTGCTTCCCGCCCTGCACCTGCCGGCCCAGGCAACACCAACCATGCATCAGGCTTTGTATGCCCGGGGCTGGAACCTTGCCGCCCAGGGAGCACCGTGCAACCAGGAAGAGCTGGCCTACACGCTGCTGACCTTCGGCTATGTGTTCCTGCGCAGCATGCGCAGGCTGGGGATAGGACTGCCCCCGGCCGACGAAGAAGCCTATCTGCACGCATGGAACGTGGTGGGTCACGTACTGGGAATTGACTCGGCCCTGATGGTGCACAACATGCATCAAGGCGAATCCTTGATGGGGCAGATGCAGGCCAGGGGCCGGGCCAGCCCGGTTCAGCCTGACCCCCGCCCCGCACTGGGGGCGGCGTTGATGCAGACCATGGCCAACTCCATTCCCTGGAAGATTGTCAAACCCATGCCATCACTGATGACGCACTACCTGTGTGGCAAGGAAACAGCCCATGACCTGGGGCTGAACGAGACCCATGTCCCATGGCCATCACGCTGGCTGTTCTGGACAGTGCTGCTGCTGGCGCGCTGTGTGGATACGACGGTGCGCCTGATCTCGCCGCAGTTTTCCCTGGTGCGAGCACTCACCCGGGTGCTGGGTTACCATTTCATGAGCCGCGTGTTGATGAACCAGACACGGCCCCTGCAATTGCCCGACCAGCTGCTTAGCCAGATGGACAGCGCGGTGGCAAGCTGGAGTGATGACCCCAAGGCCCCGAGCTGGCTAAACCGCCTGGAAGACCGCTGGACCACCTCAGGGCGATGGACTCTGCGCCGCAAGGCCGCCACTACGGCCCAGCCCTGA
- a CDS encoding DUF2306 domain-containing protein, giving the protein MTTLSNLSPAVTIHLTAALLAVAIGPVALWARLGKTQRTRLHRAAGYAWVTLMVLTALSALFISGDKGPRLAGFGPIHLLVPFSLGMIALSLRYLVQGNIQAHRKTMQQVYLGACVVAGIFTLLPQRLLGHWLWSSLGLI; this is encoded by the coding sequence ATGACCACGCTGTCCAACCTCTCTCCCGCCGTCACCATCCACCTGACTGCAGCGCTGCTGGCTGTTGCCATAGGCCCGGTCGCCCTGTGGGCACGCCTGGGTAAAACCCAGCGCACCCGCCTGCATCGCGCAGCGGGGTATGCGTGGGTCACCCTCATGGTGCTGACCGCCCTTTCTGCCCTGTTCATCAGCGGGGACAAGGGCCCGCGCCTGGCAGGCTTTGGCCCCATCCACCTTCTGGTGCCGTTCTCGCTGGGGATGATTGCCCTGTCTTTGCGTTACCTGGTCCAGGGCAACATCCAGGCCCATCGCAAGACCATGCAACAGGTGTACCTGGGAGCCTGTGTGGTCGCCGGGATTTTCACCCTGCTACCGCAGCGCCTGCTGGGCCATTGGCTGTGGAGCAGCCTCGGTTTGATCTGA
- a CDS encoding dienelactone hydrolase, with product MQLASPPWARLILRLLISSVALSTPLWAAAGTGLATLPGREGDEPVTIFYPTQNTDQAVEWGPFTLQLAPGAAPQPGNGRLVVFSHGSGGAPWVHTDIARRLTAAGFVVAMPLHRGDNYKDTSTPGPQSWRRRPSEVSRAIDAVSMSPVFSAILQLDKVGVVGQSAGGHTALSLAGGVWSPARFLSHCLKHLDEDFNACVGTYTRLTGGWLDPIKKASARGVLRQRFDDPEPVQAHDPRIAVAVAGVPASADFDLESLRNPRIPVGLVTAGRDIWLTPRWHGEAVAAACASCERLAHLPEAGHSIMLSPPPPLHLLDDTSRHLLADPEGFDRSVLQAMDQHIIDFLSRHLLPLAGAQR from the coding sequence ATGCAACTCGCCAGCCCCCCCTGGGCTCGACTCATCTTGCGTCTACTGATCAGCAGTGTGGCGCTCTCCACGCCGCTCTGGGCCGCAGCCGGAACCGGCCTAGCCACCCTGCCCGGAAGGGAAGGCGATGAACCGGTGACCATTTTCTACCCCACCCAGAACACCGACCAAGCGGTGGAGTGGGGTCCATTCACACTCCAGCTCGCGCCGGGGGCTGCGCCCCAGCCGGGTAACGGGCGACTCGTGGTGTTTTCGCATGGCTCGGGTGGGGCACCCTGGGTCCACACCGACATAGCCCGGCGTCTGACGGCGGCGGGGTTTGTGGTTGCAATGCCCCTGCACCGGGGAGATAACTACAAGGACACCTCCACCCCCGGTCCGCAAAGCTGGCGCAGACGACCATCAGAGGTCTCCAGGGCCATCGATGCGGTGTCCATGTCGCCAGTATTCAGCGCAATACTGCAACTCGATAAGGTCGGCGTTGTCGGCCAGTCAGCAGGGGGACACACGGCTCTCAGTCTGGCAGGCGGTGTGTGGTCACCTGCCCGATTCCTCTCGCATTGCCTGAAGCATCTGGACGAAGATTTCAACGCATGCGTGGGCACCTACACCCGGCTGACAGGGGGGTGGCTTGACCCCATCAAGAAAGCGTCGGCACGCGGTGTGCTGCGCCAGCGCTTTGATGATCCAGAACCCGTGCAAGCGCATGACCCACGCATCGCGGTCGCAGTGGCAGGCGTACCGGCTTCTGCCGACTTTGATCTGGAGTCCCTGCGTAATCCCCGCATTCCCGTGGGCCTGGTCACTGCAGGCAGAGACATTTGGCTCACGCCTCGATGGCATGGCGAAGCAGTCGCTGCGGCATGCGCGTCGTGCGAACGGTTGGCCCACCTGCCAGAGGCTGGGCATAGCATCATGCTCTCTCCGCCGCCACCCTTGCATCTTCTGGATGACACCAGCCGACATCTTCTTGCAGACCCCGAGGGCTTCGACAGATCAGTGCTGCAAGCCATGGACCAGCACATCATCGACTTTCTGAGCAGGCACCTTTTGCCGCTGGCAGGGGCCCAGCGTTAG
- a CDS encoding alpha/beta hydrolase, translated as MPRLSPSPSIQPGTLPVVFSHANSFPAGTYRLLFSHLRARGMDVSAVERFGHAPQYPVTNNWPHLVQQLADFAQTQVQRLEGPVFLVGHSLGGFLSVMTAARHPELVRGVVLIDSPLIGGWRANALGVAKTTQVVGSLSPGKISSRRRDSWASNEEALEHFRKKKAFARWHPQVLQDYVEHGLVDQGDKRVLLFDRAVETAIYNTLPHNLGHLLRTHPLKCPVAFIGGRESDEMRQVGMAMTQRITQGRIMMLDGSHLFPMEQPLATAAAIEASLLNLLAVG; from the coding sequence ATGCCCCGCCTGTCACCATCGCCTTCCATCCAGCCGGGCACGCTGCCCGTGGTGTTCTCTCACGCCAACAGCTTCCCGGCAGGTACCTACCGGCTGTTGTTCTCCCATTTGCGGGCGCGGGGCATGGACGTCAGCGCGGTGGAGCGCTTTGGGCACGCCCCCCAGTACCCGGTCACCAACAACTGGCCGCATCTGGTGCAGCAGCTGGCGGACTTCGCCCAAACCCAGGTGCAGCGCCTGGAGGGGCCGGTGTTTCTGGTCGGCCATTCACTGGGGGGCTTTTTGAGTGTGATGACAGCAGCCCGCCACCCCGAGCTGGTGCGAGGCGTGGTGCTGATCGACTCGCCCTTGATTGGCGGCTGGCGCGCCAACGCGCTGGGCGTGGCCAAAACCACCCAGGTGGTGGGTTCGCTCTCCCCCGGCAAGATCAGCAGCCGCAGGCGTGACAGCTGGGCCAGCAACGAAGAGGCGCTGGAACATTTCCGCAAGAAAAAGGCGTTTGCGCGCTGGCACCCCCAGGTGCTGCAGGACTACGTCGAGCACGGACTGGTAGACCAAGGTGACAAGCGGGTGCTGCTTTTTGACCGTGCGGTGGAAACTGCCATCTACAACACCCTGCCCCACAACCTGGGGCATCTGCTGCGCACCCACCCGCTGAAATGCCCTGTGGCCTTCATTGGCGGCCGCGAATCGGATGAGATGCGGCAAGTGGGCATGGCCATGACCCAACGCATCACCCAAGGGCGAATCATGATGCTGGATGGCAGCCACCTCTTCCCGATGGAGCAGCCTTTGGCAACGGCGGCAGCCATTGAGGCGTCGCTGCTGAACCTCTTGGCGGTGGGCTGA
- a CDS encoding 2TM domain-containing protein → MSPPLSPEALEALAHRRAQAKLGWYAHAAIYVVVNLVVFAMSVYAFGSRPWSVYPLLGWGLGVALHGISVFVLGSGSSVRERMVQREREALKRQQDRADQP, encoded by the coding sequence ATGTCTCCTCCCCTATCACCCGAAGCTCTGGAGGCCCTGGCCCACCGGCGTGCCCAGGCCAAGCTGGGCTGGTATGCACATGCAGCCATCTATGTGGTGGTGAACCTGGTGGTATTCGCCATGTCGGTGTATGCGTTCGGTTCGCGCCCCTGGTCCGTGTATCCCCTGCTGGGCTGGGGACTGGGTGTGGCTCTGCATGGCATCTCGGTGTTTGTGCTGGGCAGTGGCAGCTCGGTACGAGAACGCATGGTGCAGCGTGAGCGTGAAGCCCTGAAGCGCCAGCAGGACCGCGCGGATCAGCCATGA